The following nucleotide sequence is from Aspergillus luchuensis IFO 4308 DNA, chromosome 1, nearly complete sequence.
GGACTTCTTGCAATGCCTTGGCCATTAGAACCTTGGCCTGGGCAATGTTGTTTGCTCGGCGCTCAACGCGCACACTTTCGGTCCAAAGCTCTGGACTCTTGGGGACCGCAAGGCGAGCACGGTCAAGTACTGAACGAGCCTTGACGACCGCACCGGCCTTTTCTTCCAGTCTTGAGGCCAAGAGCCAGAGTGGAATGGACTTGTTGCAGGCTCTGGTTCCGGTTCCGTAAGCTTCCCGAGCCTGTGGGTATTTGTTTTGGGCTTCGTAGATCTgccccttcatcatccaaagtTTGTCCGCCTTGGGATAGATTTGGAGACCTTGGTTCACCAGATCGAGCGCTTCATCGATGTTGCCGAGCTGTCGCTCGAACGCGACGCTCTTTATCCAAACGCGGTCCGTACCCGCTTCGCGTCGAGCAGTTGCAAGAAGTTCTCTGGCTTCGGATGTTTGGTTGGCATCGGCCTCCAGCTTGACAGCAGCCAACCAGATATCCTCGTTGTTGGGATTTTGGTTGAAGGCACGGCCGAGCACTCTCCGGGCATCGTCGATCTCGCCGGACTGCCATTTTTCTTTGGCCAGCTGCAGCCATAGTTCCTCACTCTGTGGGCATGCCTCAACGGCCTTTTCAAGGACTTGCCACAGCGCTTCTTTACTACCATGGTTGCGCTCCAGTTCAGCTGCCGCAATCCAGATTGAACGACGGTTGACGAAAACACGCAGCGCGTAGGCGTAGATAGCCCTGGCTGTCTCGTACTTCCCCCTGGCAATACTGGCCTttgcatcatccatccagatGTCTTTGcgatcgtcatcctcatccaggcCCCATCCGAGTGTTTCGCGAATGATGGCGCCACAGGTGAGGATAgcaccctcttcttcgcaCTTCTCTGCCTCCGCTATCCACTCTTCCCGTTTGAGCATGGCGTTTTCTCTCGCGAGGGATTGGACAGCTCTCTTCATCACGTTTACCTTCTCGAAGGTACCCATCTGTTCCTGCAGGCGGGCAGCAGCGACCCAGACTTCGTGGCTGGTGGGAACCGCTTTACGGGCGGCATTGAGAACCTTCTGGGCATTCTCCGGTGTCTCCAGACGAGCCAGGGCTAGCCAGAGCTCGACAGAAAGTGGGATCATCTCGACTGCCTTCGCCAGAAGCAGACGTGCATCGGCAGGGTCATCCTCAAGGTTGACGGCTTCTTTCCATATCGTCACAGACTGAGGTATGTGAAGAATCGCCTGTCTAAGAACGTTCTTCTTCGCGCGAGGCTCAGTCTCCAATCGCATGGCTTCGATCCAGAGTCTTGTAGAACGGTCATTGTTCTTAATGGCGTTAGCTGCAATCACCTTGGCATTGTGGCCCTCGTTAAGGCGAATGTTTTCAAGCCAGGCATCTTCGCTTTTCGGGCACAATTCGCAACCCTTAGCGATTACATTCCTGGCGGTCACAATTTTACCGGCTAATTCTTCTAGACGCGCCAGCGCAATCCACCCCGGCGCATGCTTAGGATTCGTTTTCGTTACAGATTCCAACAGAACGCGGACCCGCTTAATGTCTCCGATTTCTACTTCTCCAGCTTTCAGCTCAGATTGCGTGAGACTTGTAAGGTAGCCCTTCGGGTCGATGTTGGTAGCGCTTCCAGAGGCAGAATCCCCAGATGATCCCATGGCGGCTTGGTCGAGCCTGACCTTCAGGACCTTATCACGCGCAGCACTGATGTCTGCGAAATTGGTGATTGTCCCATCAGCTGCCTCCGCTCCATTGGCTGCCGTCTGGGTCCCGTCCTCCGCAATTGTTGTCTCAAACTGGGTCGAATCTCTTGCGCTCGCGATCACACTGTCCGGTACTGCGTAGAATCTCTGCCGAAGGTTCTGCTTTGCGCGTCGGTTTTTTCCGGTGAGATCTCCCACCTCCGGGAGGTTAGCCCACTCGTCCTCGGAGACCGAGGCTAAGGATCGTTTTAGATCTGCAAATTGCTGCTGGATCTTGGGGTTTTTGCGTTCGTAGTCTTCTCGTTCTTGCTGTTCGCGAGCTTCCCTGTGAATGGTGGAGGAATTACGTCGGTAATCTGTCCAAACAAACCGCATATGGAGAAGCGGATGAACAAATCGCTTCATCAAAATAGCAGAAGGGGAGGCAAAAGGGCGGAAAACtaaccttctcatcttccggCGCTTGTCCATCTTTTCATCCACCTCTCTGTAGATGCGGTCcgcctcgtcatcctcttgGTCGAATTGACCGTACGCGAA
It contains:
- a CDS encoding U4/U6-U5 snRNP complex subunit PRP6 (COG:A;~EggNog:ENOG410PJ5I;~InterPro:IPR011990,IPR027108,IPR010491,IPR019734, IPR003107,IPR013026;~PFAM:PF13432,PF06424,PF13428,PF14559;~TransMembrane:1 (i129-146o);~go_function: GO:0005515 - protein binding [Evidence IEA];~go_process: GO:0000398 - mRNA splicing, via spliceosome [Evidence IEA];~go_process: GO:0006396 - RNA processing [Evidence IEA]) encodes the protein MASGRKDFLSQTAPENYVAGLGRGATGFTTRSDLGPAREGPTPEQIQAALAKRAQLLGAAPPTAYGAGREKGSKDEKPDEEEDDERFQDPDNEVGLFAYGQFDQEDDEADRIYREVDEKMDKRRKMRRLVFRPFASPSAILMKRFVHPLLHMRFVWTDYRRNSSTIHREAREQQEREDYERKNPKIQQQFADLKRSLASVSEDEWANLPEVGDLTGKNRRAKQNLRQRFYAVPDSVIASARDSTQFETTIAEDGTQTAANGAEAADGTITNFADISAARDKVLKVRLDQAAMGSSGDSASGSATNIDPKGYLTSLTQSELKAGEVEIGDIKRVRVLLESVTKTNPKHAPGWIALARLEELAGKIVTARNVIAKGCELCPKSEDAWLENIRLNEGHNAKVIAANAIKNNDRSTRLWIEAMRLETEPRAKKNVLRQAILHIPQSVTIWKEAVNLEDDPADARLLLAKAVEMIPLSVELWLALARLETPENAQKVLNAARKAVPTSHEVWVAAARLQEQMGTFEKVNVMKRAVQSLARENAMLKREEWIAEAEKCEEEGAILTCGAIIRETLGWGLDEDDDRKDIWMDDAKASIARGKYETARAIYAYALRVFVNRRSIWIAAAELERNHGSKEALWQVLEKAVEACPQSEELWLQLAKEKWQSGEIDDARRVLGRAFNQNPNNEDIWLAAVKLEADANQTSEARELLATARREAGTDRVWIKSVAFERQLGNIDEALDLVNQGLQIYPKADKLWMMKGQIYEAQNKYPQAREAYGTGTRACNKSIPLWLLASRLEEKAGAVVKARSVLDRARLAVPKSPELWTESVRVERRANNIAQAKVLMAKALQEVPTSGLLWSESIWYLEPRAQRKARSLEAIKKADNDPILFITVARIFWGERRLEKALTWFEKAIVSDSDMGDAWAWYYKFLLQHGTEEKRADVISKCISTEPKHGEVWQSVAKDPANALKSTEEILKMVADRLT